In the genome of Polaribacter atrinae, one region contains:
- the recG gene encoding ATP-dependent DNA helicase RecG produces MNLNYPITYIKGISVQRASLMYTELGIKTCNDLLNFFPNRYIDKTTFYAIKDLQPNSSEVQIVGKITRVKSVAQKRGSRLVATFQDATGSMELVWFKGQKWIKDALKINEPYVVYGKLNHYNGNFSIPHPELELVVEYKKKLQTKMQPVYPSTERLVNSGVSNKLMRTYVQHLLQQFFEVITETLSQEIIDNFKLMSKRDALLNAHFPKSQENLAKAQNRLKFEELFFIQLQLLRKKLINKTKIKGFVFENVSDYFNTFYKDHLPFNLTNAQKRVLKEIRKDVASGAHMNRLLQGDVGSGKTIAALLTMLMAIDNGYQATIMAPTEILATQHYHAISEMLKDMDINVDLLTGSVRVKKRREIHANLEDGTLHILIGTHALLEDKVKFKNLGIAIIDEQHRFGVAQRAKLWTKNILPPHILVMTATPIPRTLAMSVYGDLDISVIDELPPGRKEVKTVHRYDSNRLAVFKFMRDEIEKGRQVYVVYPLIQESEAMDYKDLMDGYESISRDFPTPKYQISIVHGKMKPADKEHEMQRFVKGETQIMVATTVIEVGVNVPNASVMIIESSERFGLSQLHQLRGRVGRGGDQSYCILLSSYKLSEEGKTRLKTMVDTTDGFKIAEVDLKLRGPGNLMGTQQSGVLNLKIADVVKDSKILVAARNTAISVLQEDSNLSQPANINIKKAYVELSKNSKIWSEIS; encoded by the coding sequence TTGAATTTAAACTACCCAATAACATATATTAAAGGAATTAGTGTACAAAGAGCATCGCTTATGTATACAGAATTGGGTATAAAAACGTGTAACGATTTACTCAATTTTTTTCCCAATAGATATATCGATAAAACTACTTTTTACGCAATAAAAGACTTGCAGCCAAATTCTTCAGAGGTTCAAATTGTAGGTAAAATTACACGCGTAAAATCGGTAGCTCAAAAAAGAGGTAGTAGATTGGTGGCCACCTTTCAGGATGCTACTGGAAGCATGGAGTTGGTTTGGTTTAAAGGACAAAAATGGATTAAAGATGCGCTAAAAATTAATGAACCTTACGTGGTTTATGGTAAGCTGAATCATTATAATGGTAATTTTAGTATTCCGCACCCAGAGTTAGAGTTGGTGGTAGAATACAAAAAAAAGTTGCAAACCAAAATGCAACCTGTGTACCCGTCTACAGAAAGACTTGTGAACTCTGGTGTTTCTAATAAATTAATGAGAACGTATGTTCAGCATTTATTACAACAGTTTTTCGAAGTAATTACAGAAACATTATCACAAGAAATAATAGACAATTTTAAATTGATGTCTAAACGAGATGCTTTGCTAAATGCACATTTTCCTAAAAGTCAAGAAAATTTAGCGAAGGCTCAAAATCGATTAAAATTTGAAGAATTATTTTTTATTCAATTACAATTATTACGAAAAAAACTCATTAACAAAACAAAAATAAAAGGCTTTGTTTTTGAAAACGTGAGCGATTATTTTAATACATTTTATAAAGACCATTTACCATTCAACCTAACGAATGCTCAAAAAAGAGTATTAAAAGAAATTCGAAAAGATGTGGCTTCTGGTGCTCACATGAATCGCCTTTTACAAGGAGATGTTGGTTCCGGAAAAACCATTGCAGCCCTATTAACCATGCTTATGGCAATAGATAATGGTTACCAGGCAACCATTATGGCACCAACAGAAATTTTAGCAACGCAACATTACCACGCAATTTCAGAAATGTTGAAAGACATGGATATAAATGTAGATTTATTAACAGGATCTGTTAGGGTAAAAAAACGAAGAGAAATTCATGCGAATTTAGAAGATGGAACTTTACATATTTTGATAGGAACACACGCTTTGTTAGAAGATAAAGTAAAGTTTAAAAACCTAGGAATTGCAATTATTGATGAGCAACACAGATTTGGAGTTGCACAAAGAGCTAAATTGTGGACCAAAAATATTTTGCCGCCCCATATTTTAGTAATGACGGCAACACCAATACCAAGAACATTGGCTATGTCTGTATATGGAGATTTAGATATTTCTGTGATAGATGAATTACCTCCAGGAAGAAAAGAAGTGAAAACGGTACATAGATATGATAGCAACCGTTTGGCTGTTTTTAAATTTATGAGAGATGAAATTGAAAAAGGACGACAAGTATATGTTGTGTATCCTTTAATTCAAGAGTCTGAAGCCATGGATTATAAAGATTTAATGGATGGTTATGAAAGTATTTCAAGAGATTTTCCAACGCCAAAATATCAAATAAGTATTGTACACGGTAAAATGAAACCTGCAGATAAAGAACATGAGATGCAGCGTTTTGTAAAAGGAGAAACACAAATTATGGTGGCTACAACCGTAATAGAAGTTGGAGTAAATGTGCCTAATGCAAGTGTTATGATTATTGAGAGTTCAGAACGATTTGGGCTTTCTCAATTACATCAATTAAGAGGAAGAGTAGGACGTGGAGGAGACCAAAGTTATTGTATTTTACTTTCTAGTTATAAATTGTCTGAAGAAGGGAAAACACGATTAAAAACCATGGTAGATACTACCGATGGTTTCAAAATTGCTGAAGTAGATTTAAAATTACGTGGTCCAGGTAACTTAATGGGTACGCAACAAAGTGGTGTTTTAAACCTTAAAATTGCTGACGTTGTAAAGGATTCTAAAATTTTAGTTGCCGCAAGAAATACGGCAATTAGTGTTTTACAAGAGGATTCTAATTTATCGCAACCAGCAAACATCAATATTAAAAAAGCATATGTAGAATTGTCTAAAAATTCTAAAATTTGGAGCGAGATTAGTTAG
- a CDS encoding MFS transporter: MKKSLLSLALGTFAIGMTEFTMMGILPDIAKDLNIDIPSAGHLISLYALGVVIGSPILVLFTAKYSPRKVLIFLMLLFAVFNGLFAVSPIYSVLLISRFMAGLPHGAFFGVGSVVAAKFADKGKKAQAIAIMVTGMTIANLIGVPLGTYIGHHFSWRYTYLIISLFGLLSMLSIYLWIPKMQPLSQVSKKSQLGYFKTKKAWVIIGMVSIGTGGLFAWLSYIAPLMTEITKVHEDGIPFVMVLVGLGMIIGNLLGGKLADKITPQKTVTVSFIFMMLCLIIIYFTAHIPFMSYAMAFITGVAAFSCSSPIQMLLIDSAEGSESIAAAGGQSSFNLGNTMGAFFGGLPITYGYAYNSPLLIGVGMVAIGICFSYYYLVLLKKSN; this comes from the coding sequence ATTAAGAAAAGTTTATTATCATTAGCATTAGGAACTTTTGCTATAGGAATGACAGAGTTTACAATGATGGGAATTCTACCTGATATTGCTAAAGACTTAAATATTGATATTCCGTCTGCAGGACATTTAATTTCTTTATACGCTTTAGGCGTTGTTATTGGTTCTCCTATTTTAGTCTTATTCACTGCTAAATATTCACCTAGAAAAGTATTAATTTTTCTAATGTTATTGTTTGCTGTTTTTAACGGATTATTTGCTGTTTCACCTATTTATTCTGTTTTATTAATATCAAGGTTTATGGCAGGTTTGCCACATGGTGCATTTTTTGGAGTTGGTTCTGTAGTTGCCGCAAAATTTGCAGATAAAGGTAAAAAAGCACAAGCAATTGCAATAATGGTTACTGGTATGACCATTGCAAACCTTATTGGTGTTCCTTTAGGTACTTATATAGGGCATCATTTTTCTTGGAGATACACCTATTTAATAATAAGTCTATTCGGTTTATTATCGATGCTTTCTATTTATTTATGGATTCCTAAAATGCAACCTTTATCACAAGTTAGTAAAAAAAGTCAATTGGGGTATTTTAAAACAAAAAAAGCTTGGGTTATTATTGGTATGGTTTCTATAGGAACTGGTGGGTTATTTGCTTGGTTAAGTTATATAGCACCTTTAATGACGGAAATTACCAAAGTTCATGAAGACGGAATTCCGTTTGTTATGGTTTTAGTTGGCTTGGGAATGATTATAGGAAACCTTTTAGGAGGAAAGTTAGCAGATAAAATTACCCCTCAAAAAACAGTTACGGTTTCTTTTATATTTATGATGCTCTGTTTAATTATCATCTATTTTACCGCCCACATTCCGTTTATGAGTTATGCAATGGCATTTATTACTGGCGTTGCTGCTTTTAGTTGTTCATCACCAATACAAATGCTTTTAATAGATTCTGCGGAAGGATCAGAAAGTATTGCTGCTGCAGGCGGTCAGTCTAGTTTTAATTTAGGAAATACTATGGGTGCTTTTTTTGGCGGATTACCAATTACGTATGGTTATGCCTACAATTCGCCACTACTTATTGGAGTTGGTATGGTAGCAATAGGTATTTGCTTTTCTTATTACTACTTGGTTTTACTAAAGAAATCTAACTAA
- the cysS gene encoding cysteine--tRNA ligase: MELYKENQLKVYNSLTKSKEDFKTITDGYVGMYVCGPTVYSNAHLGNVRTFMFFDVVYRYLLHLGYKVRYVRNITDAGHLENDADEGEDKIARKARLEQIEPMEVVQRYTVDFHDVLKNYNFLPPSIEPTATGHIVEQIEMIKEIIEKGFAYEVNGSVYFDVHEYNKKENYGILSGRKVEDLLHNSRTLDGQSDKKNPQDFALWKKADEKHIMRWPSPWSDGFPGWHLECSVMSTKYLGESFDIHGGGMDLKFPHHECEIAQSKTCSGVTPVNYWMHTNMLSLNGQRMAKSTGNFILPNEILSGENTILPKPFSASVVRFFNMQANYRSILDFSGDALEASEKGHSKLMEAVNFLDKIEAGKTSTFDVQKWKKDCYAAMNDDFNTPMLIPQLFEAVKVVNQIKEHKASLTADDLAEFKTTINAFVFDVLGLMNENSQDNSEKINGVVELLIKLRKEARENKDWALSDQIRDELIALGIQLKDGKEGTTFLIN; this comes from the coding sequence ATGGAACTGTACAAAGAAAATCAACTAAAAGTATACAACTCTTTAACCAAATCTAAAGAGGATTTTAAAACCATAACAGACGGATACGTAGGTATGTATGTTTGTGGTCCAACCGTTTATAGCAACGCACATTTAGGTAATGTTAGAACCTTTATGTTTTTTGATGTTGTGTATAGATACTTATTGCATTTAGGGTATAAAGTGCGTTATGTACGTAATATTACCGATGCAGGTCATTTAGAAAACGATGCAGATGAAGGCGAAGATAAAATTGCAAGAAAAGCACGTTTAGAACAAATTGAGCCGATGGAAGTTGTACAAAGGTACACGGTAGACTTTCATGACGTTTTAAAAAATTACAATTTTTTACCACCAAGCATAGAACCAACTGCAACAGGACATATTGTTGAGCAGATAGAAATGATTAAAGAAATCATAGAAAAAGGTTTTGCTTATGAGGTAAATGGATCTGTATATTTTGATGTACATGAGTACAATAAAAAAGAGAATTATGGTATTCTATCCGGAAGAAAAGTAGAGGATTTATTACATAATTCAAGAACTTTAGATGGGCAATCAGATAAGAAAAACCCACAAGATTTTGCCCTTTGGAAAAAAGCGGATGAAAAACATATTATGCGTTGGCCTTCTCCTTGGAGCGATGGTTTTCCGGGGTGGCATTTAGAATGTTCTGTAATGAGTACAAAATATTTAGGCGAAAGTTTTGATATTCACGGTGGTGGAATGGATTTAAAATTTCCGCACCACGAATGTGAAATTGCACAATCTAAAACATGTAGTGGAGTTACTCCTGTAAATTATTGGATGCACACAAATATGCTTTCTTTAAATGGACAAAGAATGGCAAAATCTACAGGGAATTTTATTTTACCAAATGAAATTTTATCTGGAGAAAATACGATTTTACCAAAACCATTTTCTGCAAGTGTAGTTCGTTTCTTTAACATGCAAGCCAATTATAGAAGTATTTTAGACTTTTCTGGAGATGCATTAGAAGCATCAGAAAAAGGACATTCTAAATTGATGGAAGCGGTTAATTTCTTAGATAAGATAGAAGCAGGAAAAACATCTACGTTTGATGTGCAAAAATGGAAGAAGGATTGTTATGCTGCAATGAATGACGATTTTAATACACCAATGTTAATTCCTCAATTATTTGAAGCTGTAAAGGTTGTAAATCAAATTAAAGAACATAAAGCAAGTTTAACGGCAGATGATTTAGCTGAATTTAAAACAACAATTAACGCATTTGTTTTTGATGTTTTAGGGTTGATGAATGAAAATTCTCAAGACAATTCAGAAAAAATAAATGGCGTAGTAGAATTGTTGATTAAATTAAGAAAAGAAGCAAGAGAAAATAAAGATTGGGCCTTGTCAGATCAGATTAGAGATGAATTAATTGCATTAGGAATTCAACTAAAAGATGGTAAAGAAGGAACCACTTTTTTAATCAATTAA
- the yidD gene encoding membrane protein insertion efficiency factor YidD produces MKKILSFPFILLVRFYQTAISPFTPATCRYSPTCSHYTIEALQKHGLFSGGWLALKRIFSCHPWGGSGYDPVPEKKE; encoded by the coding sequence TTGAAAAAAATACTGTCTTTTCCATTTATATTGCTAGTTCGTTTTTATCAAACCGCAATTTCACCATTTACACCAGCAACTTGTAGATACAGTCCTACGTGTTCACACTACACAATTGAGGCTTTGCAAAAACATGGTTTGTTTTCTGGGGGATGGTTAGCATTAAAAAGAATTTTTAGTTGTCACCCTTGGGGAGGAAGTGGTTATGATCCTGTTCCAGAAAAGAAAGAATAA
- the lgt gene encoding prolipoprotein diacylglyceryl transferase has protein sequence MSFLAITWNPSIGIDLGFFTVRWYSLMFVAAFLLGLRLMKKIYVEDKIPQEKLDVLFMYVFVSMLVGMRLGDVFFYSWSYYQNHLLEIFLPIKESANDSLFGIIKGWKFTGFTGFASHGAAIGIPIAMFFYAKKHLQKPWLFILDRLAIMVALAGFFIRLGNFFNSEIYGKATGSSFGVIFKAAGETVPRHPTQLYEAFSYLALFFVMWHLFWKTDKKEQTGYLFGLFMIVLWSLRFFIEFLKEAQVDGREDWILNSLNTGQVLSIPLVLIGLWLMLRKKK, from the coding sequence ATGAGCTTTTTAGCAATTACATGGAATCCTTCTATAGGAATAGATTTAGGTTTTTTTACCGTTCGTTGGTACAGTTTAATGTTTGTAGCCGCATTTTTATTAGGTTTACGACTAATGAAAAAAATCTATGTAGAAGATAAAATTCCGCAAGAGAAATTAGATGTGTTATTTATGTATGTCTTTGTTTCTATGCTTGTTGGTATGCGTTTAGGAGATGTGTTTTTCTATAGTTGGTCTTATTATCAGAATCATTTATTAGAAATATTTTTACCGATAAAAGAAAGTGCAAACGACTCTTTATTTGGTATTATTAAAGGATGGAAATTTACTGGTTTTACTGGTTTTGCAAGTCATGGAGCAGCAATTGGTATTCCTATTGCTATGTTCTTTTATGCAAAAAAACACTTACAAAAACCTTGGTTATTTATCTTAGATAGATTGGCTATAATGGTTGCCTTGGCTGGTTTTTTTATCCGTTTAGGTAATTTTTTCAATTCAGAAATTTATGGAAAAGCAACAGGTTCTAGTTTTGGAGTAATTTTTAAAGCAGCAGGAGAAACAGTACCAAGACACCCTACACAATTGTATGAAGCATTTAGTTACTTAGCATTGTTTTTTGTGATGTGGCATTTATTCTGGAAAACAGACAAAAAAGAACAAACAGGATACCTTTTTGGTCTTTTTATGATAGTACTTTGGTCTTTAAGATTCTTTATAGAATTCTTAAAAGAGGCACAAGTAGATGGAAGAGAAGATTGGATTTTAAACTCTTTAAATACGGGGCAAGTTTTAAGTATACCTCTAGTTTTAATAGGTTTATGGTTGATGCTAAGGAAGAAAAAATAG
- a CDS encoding YncE family protein, with protein MKFTTPLFFVFALLQMTVMAQSLKYSGPNYFDITEVDFVGATNGIISYETTPNGMAFGDGGTKFYVVGSSANFISQFNLTTPYDLSTMSHLDKNYFIESSVDNNPEDVTFNTSGSKMYITGESNINITEFDLPINWDVSSAIINDTFDISAAIFSYDGSSATRPHGITFNNDGSKLYVLERDTDKVYAFNLTTVYDVSTASSTGVVDLDVSSQEGNPRGLAFNNDGSELYVIGTTGDDINTYTFPSGSEFNLSLASYSSNFSIQTHEKEPQEVIFNDIGSKFYVLGTDGIDVDEYTLSTNFDFTSTVTYLDSYKIETIEKTTHDVLFNADGTKMYVAGDILNSVSQFSLSTPYDISTITFEDALSISSRETFIRGIQFNNIGDRFYITGSQSDDIEEYSVSTPFDLSSSVNHLGSYNINSEDSNPSSFTFNNDGSLLFLLGNNTDRIIVYSLSTNFDLSGIASGSIGSFSVNTDDDSPTGLAFNNDGTKFFITGNEFTKVLEYTLITPFDLISRTPILTNEYSVNDTEVRPTGITFNNSGSKMYVVGFRNDNVNEYNLKKGFLPEVAATNTGTISTSNPLVVTISGDTFADIDGDDLLDENTEFTITNLPEGLTPVFTLSDADTVATLSFTGVAKSHLDTDDVADLVFNFTDAAFTSSTAIMVTNAVAFSDFVGINFINCYDDIIYNGSWSGGSGVSGQPTVADVTKGIRIQSDVTLNEDVDCFCLNVESGNTLSVTTGLELNVSNSLELIGDIRLLGTSQLKQTHTGVKNASGSGNLYKDVKGNLSNVYQTSYWSSPVTTNGETYNIKGVLKDGTIPLAATGTPLDISFTDNYNGDNSTSPIRLSRRWLAKLVNSNDWTRQINESTTLLNPSEGFTKKSTGNTTGQNYTFVGRPNDGDYTSEIAAYGSGTWSVLGNPYASPINADTFIADNAGVIVGSLYFYDSGDDTSHVRGEYLGGYATRTSGIGTPESGIGGTGTKTPSQNIDIGQGFFVEASASGGSVNFNNAQRVFDVSGAATEVFHKSSLITKKSAFPILRIGYEFLLTDQTYHRQVSVGFRGLTNEYEDGYEAEMWDYKSTDLSLKIEEKDFPYAITGIEDFNKSLVIPLKVQTDLNRDVTFKIDDMTDIDSEVYLYDSVTENYVDITVTNATVNLDSGVYDDRFFITFNQTVLGL; from the coding sequence ATGAAATTTACAACTCCTTTATTTTTTGTTTTTGCACTTCTGCAAATGACAGTAATGGCCCAAAGTTTAAAATATAGCGGCCCTAATTATTTTGATATTACAGAAGTCGATTTTGTAGGAGCTACAAATGGTATTATTTCTTATGAAACAACTCCTAATGGGATGGCATTTGGAGATGGAGGAACAAAATTTTATGTGGTTGGTTCTAGTGCAAATTTTATTAGTCAATTTAACTTAACCACACCTTACGATTTATCTACAATGTCTCATTTAGATAAAAACTATTTTATAGAATCTAGTGTAGATAATAATCCAGAAGATGTAACTTTTAATACATCTGGCTCTAAAATGTACATTACAGGAGAAAGTAATATTAATATTACAGAATTTGATTTACCTATAAATTGGGATGTTTCTTCTGCCATAATTAATGATACTTTTGATATTTCTGCAGCTATATTTTCTTATGATGGGTCTTCAGCAACAAGGCCTCATGGTATTACTTTTAATAATGACGGTTCTAAACTATATGTATTAGAGAGAGATACCGATAAAGTTTACGCATTTAATCTAACTACTGTTTATGATGTTTCTACAGCAAGTTCAACGGGTGTTGTAGATTTAGATGTTTCTAGTCAAGAAGGCAATCCAAGAGGACTTGCTTTTAATAATGATGGAAGTGAACTATATGTTATTGGGACGACCGGTGATGATATAAATACTTACACTTTTCCGTCAGGGAGTGAATTTAATTTATCACTAGCTAGTTACTCTTCTAATTTTTCCATTCAAACGCATGAAAAAGAACCCCAAGAAGTTATTTTTAATGATATAGGTTCTAAATTTTACGTTCTTGGAACAGATGGAATAGACGTAGATGAATATACATTATCTACTAATTTCGATTTTACATCTACCGTAACATATTTAGATAGCTATAAAATAGAAACAATAGAAAAAACAACACATGATGTATTGTTTAATGCAGATGGTACTAAAATGTATGTTGCAGGAGATATTTTAAATTCGGTATCACAATTTTCTTTATCTACTCCGTATGACATTTCAACAATAACTTTCGAAGATGCTTTATCCATTAGTAGTCGAGAAACATTTATTAGAGGTATACAATTTAATAATATTGGAGATCGGTTTTATATTACTGGATCACAATCTGATGACATAGAAGAGTATTCTGTTTCTACTCCATTTGATTTATCTTCTAGTGTTAATCATTTAGGTAGTTATAATATAAATTCAGAAGATTCAAATCCATCTAGTTTTACTTTTAATAATGATGGAAGTTTGTTATTTCTTTTAGGAAACAATACCGATAGAATAATTGTATATTCCCTTTCTACTAATTTCGATTTATCTGGTATTGCATCTGGTTCTATAGGTAGTTTTTCTGTTAATACAGATGATGATTCACCAACAGGTTTAGCTTTTAATAATGATGGTACAAAGTTTTTTATTACAGGTAATGAATTTACAAAAGTTTTAGAGTATACATTAATTACTCCATTCGATTTAATTAGCAGGACACCAATTTTAACAAATGAATATTCGGTTAATGATACTGAAGTAAGGCCAACAGGGATTACTTTTAATAATTCAGGTTCTAAAATGTATGTAGTTGGTTTCCGTAATGATAATGTTAATGAGTATAATTTAAAAAAAGGTTTTTTACCCGAAGTAGCAGCAACAAATACCGGAACAATAAGTACTTCTAATCCATTAGTTGTAACTATAAGCGGAGATACTTTTGCAGATATTGATGGAGATGATTTACTTGATGAAAATACCGAGTTTACAATCACTAATTTACCAGAAGGACTAACACCTGTTTTTACGTTGTCTGACGCAGATACAGTAGCAACACTCTCTTTTACAGGAGTAGCAAAATCTCATTTAGATACAGATGATGTAGCAGATTTAGTTTTTAATTTTACAGATGCAGCCTTTACATCATCCACGGCAATAATGGTTACTAATGCGGTAGCTTTTTCAGACTTTGTAGGTATAAACTTTATAAATTGTTATGATGATATTATTTATAATGGAAGTTGGTCTGGTGGAAGTGGAGTTAGTGGACAACCAACAGTAGCAGATGTAACAAAAGGAATTCGCATTCAATCTGATGTAACTTTAAATGAAGATGTAGATTGTTTTTGTTTAAATGTAGAATCTGGAAATACTTTATCAGTAACAACAGGTTTAGAGTTAAACGTTTCTAACTCTTTAGAATTAATAGGAGATATCCGTTTATTGGGGACTTCTCAATTAAAGCAAACACATACAGGTGTTAAAAATGCATCAGGTTCAGGAAACCTTTATAAAGATGTAAAAGGAAATTTATCTAACGTTTATCAAACAAGTTATTGGTCTTCTCCAGTAACAACAAATGGAGAAACATACAATATAAAAGGTGTTTTAAAAGACGGTACAATTCCGTTAGCAGCAACGGGTACACCTTTAGATATTTCTTTTACAGATAATTATAATGGAGATAATAGTACTTCTCCTATAAGATTAAGTAGAAGGTGGTTGGCTAAACTTGTAAATAGTAATGATTGGACAAGGCAAATAAATGAATCTACAACGTTATTAAACCCTTCAGAAGGTTTTACTAAAAAAAGTACAGGAAATACAACTGGGCAAAATTATACTTTTGTAGGGAGACCTAATGATGGAGATTACACAAGTGAAATAGCTGCTTATGGTTCTGGTACATGGAGTGTTTTAGGTAATCCTTATGCTTCTCCTATAAATGCAGATACCTTTATAGCTGATAATGCAGGAGTTATTGTTGGGTCATTATATTTTTATGATTCTGGTGATGATACTTCTCATGTAAGAGGAGAATATTTAGGAGGTTACGCAACAAGAACTTCCGGTATAGGAACTCCGGAATCTGGCATTGGAGGAACAGGAACGAAGACTCCAAGTCAGAATATAGATATAGGTCAAGGTTTCTTTGTAGAAGCATCTGCTTCTGGAGGTTCTGTAAATTTTAATAACGCACAAAGAGTTTTTGATGTTTCTGGTGCTGCAACAGAAGTATTTCATAAAAGTAGTTTAATTACAAAGAAATCGGCTTTTCCTATTTTAAGAATAGGTTATGAGTTTTTGTTAACCGACCAAACGTATCATAGACAAGTATCTGTTGGTTTTAGAGGATTAACAAATGAGTATGAAGATGGTTATGAAGCAGAAATGTGGGATTATAAATCCACAGATTTGTCTTTAAAAATTGAAGAAAAAGATTTTCCTTATGCTATTACGGGGATAGAAGATTTTAATAAATCTTTAGTAATACCTCTTAAAGTTCAAACCGATTTAAATAGAGATGTTACTTTTAAGATAGATGACATGACAGATATCGATTCTGAAGTCTATTTATATGATAGTGTCACTGAAAACTACGTTGATATAACTGTTACTAATGCAACAGTAAATCTAGATTCTGGTGTTTATGATGATCGTTTTTTTATTACTTTTAATCAAACTGTTCTTGGTTTATAG
- a CDS encoding T9SS type A sorting domain-containing protein, with translation MSSKEVIEKVQIYNLLGQNVTTKINLLKQPEVKVNTASFNKGIYIVRVKNSNGSFTKKININ, from the coding sequence ATTTCATCAAAAGAAGTAATAGAGAAAGTACAGATCTATAATTTGTTAGGGCAAAATGTTACTACTAAAATAAATTTATTAAAACAGCCTGAAGTAAAAGTTAATACAGCTAGTTTTAATAAGGGAATTTACATCGTTAGAGTAAAAAATTCAAACGGGAGTTTTACTAAGAAAATTAATATCAACTAA
- a CDS encoding DUF6787 family protein codes for MEKLKQRWGVKNNWSIVAIILVFSINGSFATWVAKPITSFIGLSQDTTNPWVFWPLRIMLIFPIYQATLPIVGWFFGQFKFFWAFEKKFLSRLGLGFLFKKED; via the coding sequence ATGGAAAAATTAAAACAACGTTGGGGAGTAAAAAATAATTGGTCTATTGTAGCAATTATTTTGGTGTTTTCTATAAACGGTTCTTTTGCTACTTGGGTAGCTAAACCTATTACTAGTTTTATAGGACTGTCTCAAGACACAACAAACCCTTGGGTATTTTGGCCTTTAAGAATTATGTTAATTTTTCCTATTTATCAAGCAACATTGCCTATTGTAGGTTGGTTTTTTGGTCAGTTTAAATTCTTTTGGGCTTTCGAGAAAAAGTTTTTAAGTAGATTGGGGTTAGGTTTTTTATTCAAAAAAGAAGATTAA
- a CDS encoding NUDIX hydrolase encodes MNFNDFKNKIAQLKTTELGGLSAQFKLAPKIRLKYDADKITANNPKKAAVLALFYPNLKNETCFLLTQRASYKGIHSAQISFPGGKKDQTDTNLLKTALRETFEEVGVVEESIEIIRELTDVYIPPSNFLATPFLGYANQRPNFNLNYEVAQTIEVLLRDLLSETNFTSIKMNTSYMNNVEVPCFNLDGYVVWGATAMMLSEIKELLK; translated from the coding sequence GTGAATTTTAACGATTTTAAAAATAAAATAGCGCAATTAAAAACAACTGAGTTAGGAGGTTTATCTGCACAATTTAAATTAGCACCTAAAATTAGACTAAAATATGATGCTGATAAAATTACTGCAAATAATCCAAAAAAAGCGGCAGTATTAGCATTGTTTTATCCAAATTTAAAAAATGAAACTTGTTTTTTACTCACACAAAGAGCTAGCTATAAAGGAATACATTCTGCACAAATAAGTTTTCCAGGAGGTAAGAAGGATCAAACGGATACAAATCTTCTAAAAACAGCGTTAAGAGAAACCTTTGAAGAAGTTGGTGTTGTTGAGGAATCTATTGAAATAATTAGAGAATTAACAGATGTATATATTCCGCCAAGTAATTTCTTGGCAACCCCTTTTTTAGGATATGCAAATCAAAGACCAAATTTTAATTTAAACTACGAAGTAGCGCAAACAATTGAGGTTCTACTAAGAGATTTGTTAAGTGAAACAAATTTTACTTCTATAAAAATGAATACTTCTTATATGAATAACGTAGAAGTACCGTGCTTTAATCTAGATGGTTATGTTGTTTGGGGGGCAACAGCCATGATGCTTTCTGAAATTAAAGAACTCTTAAAATAG